A genomic stretch from Asterias rubens chromosome 7, eAstRub1.3, whole genome shotgun sequence includes:
- the LOC117293067 gene encoding pantetheinase-like: MMLPFILTCLCGGLLASGQPNEHGYIQHDETIHDTENDGSMSFTAAVYQHDTLNWLLPSISREEALRLMNINVDTYEEQIITAASKGVSMIVFPEYGITGLKMSNTTVTAFLEFVPNPYERKIIPCDSIQLKDSPILQRLSCLAKNYSMVVIANLAAKKPCKKTSQAPDCPPDGMYKFNTDVAFGADGQLVAKYNKIKLYSEERTWFQPGRGVENLGVFQTEFGVFGLFTCFDMLFEQPAELLVHGMGITNMVFPTGWMNELPLLSAVEYQQAWAISFDVNLLAANIQLPLFHFTGGGLYNGAKGAVVYHYNMTEYKGVLVVGKLPIRKQRAANMNSTDMKNTLKQIKKLTPKELLKVSPVVRAIFTEGSEISPLQEARKKMHEATHPLSPLQSSPSCDKPFISLMNHDPYTFTLLMEQSARTSVCSKGLCCYLNYTFNANSTHIELFALGVFNDLHINNGQYYIQTCALVKCKFQIKYSCGAETEQSKNRFESFSLRGEGFDPSTVLFPSVLTSGVQLPVIGKEWESPSPHDRVWSDSGTREPLLEASVFGRLYSKD, encoded by the exons ATGATGCTACCGTTCATACTAACCTGCCTGTGTGGAGGTTTACTAGCTAGCGGCCAGCCAAACGAACACGGCTACATTCAACATGATGAAACCATCCACGATACAGAGAACGATGGGTCCATGAGTTTCACTGCAGCAGTCTACCAGCATGATACGCTGAACTGGCTTCTTCCAAGTATCAGTCGTGAAGAGGCATTACGATTGATGAATATAAATGTGGACACTTATGAGGAGCAGATCATCACTGCTGCTTCAAAG GGTGTTTCGATGATCGTCTTTCCGGAGTACGGCATCACTGGCTTAAAAATGTCCAACACCACCGTCACTGCCTTCTTGGAGTTTGTTCCCAACCCATATGAGCGAAAAATCATACCCTGCGACTCTATACAGTTGAAGGACTCGCCCATCCTGCAGCGCCTCAGCTGTCTGGCTAAAAACTATTCAATGGTAGTCATTGCAAACCTAGCTGCAAAGAAGCCGTGCAAAAAGACTTCACAGGCACCCGACTGCCCGCCAGACGGCATGTATAAGTTCAACACTGATGTTGCTTTTGGTGCGGATGGTCAACTTGTagcaaagtataataaaataaaactgtatTCAGAAGAGAGGACTTGGTTTCAGCCTGGAAGGGGAGTCGAAAACCTGGGGGTATTCCAAACTGAGTTTGGGGTTTTTGGGCTGTTTACTTGTTTTGATATGTTGTTTGAACAACCAGCGGAGCTTTTAGTTCATGGTATGGGGATCACTAATATGGTCTTCCCCACAGGATGGATGAATGAGTTACCATTGCTTAGTGCGGTGGAGTATCAACAAGCTTGGGCTATCAGTTTTGACGTCAATCTGTTAGCTGCAAATATCCAATTGCCTTTATTTCATTTTACTGGTGGTGGGTTGTACAACGGTGCAAAAGGTGCTGTTGTGTATCATTATAACATGACGGAGTACAAAGGGGTTTTGGTGGTTGGGAAGTTACCCATTCGAAAACAGAGAGCCGCAAATATGAACTCTACTGACATGAAGAATACCTTGAAACAGATTAAGAAACTCACTCCTAAGGAGCTTCTAAAGGTGTCTCCTGTGGTCAGGGCTATTTTCACTGAAGGCTCAGAAATATCCCCACTTCAGGAAGCGAGAAAGAAAATGCATGAAGCTACCCATCCATTGTCACCATTGCAATCATCACCATCCTGCGATAAACCATTTATATCACTTATGAACCACGACCCCTATACCTTCACCCTCCTAATGGAACAATCCGCACGAACATCAGTGTGCAGCAAAGGACTCTGTTGCTATCTTAACTACACATTCAACGCTAACTCAACCCACATAGAGCTATTTGCACTCGGCGTCTTTAACGATCTACACATCAACAATGGACAGTACTATATACAAACCTGCGCTTTAGTCAAATGTAAATTTCAGATAAAGTATAGCTGTGGTGCTGAGACTGAACAATCCAAGAATAGATTTGAATCCTTTAGTTTGAGAGGTGAGGGATTTGACCCTAGTACAGTACTGTTTCCTTCAGTATTGACTTCTGGTGTTCAGTTACCAGTGATTGGCAAAGAGTGGGAGAGTCCTTCGCCTCATGATCGTGTTTGGAGTGATAGCGGGACGAGGGAGCCGTTACTTGAGGCTAGTGTGTTTGGGAGATTGTATTCTAAAGATTAA